aatttgtaGGTGTCTATGCTACTGAtgttaaaaagagatttttttaacatcaatagCGTAGACACCtataaattttaagtcaaattgaattatatttattatgctcacttcgttttgtaattactgtattaacttatattcgaacagccaaacAGACAGGCTTgttctgaacggattttactgaaaatttgatagaccATTTGGTattaagaccatataccaaatttcatttgtttagtttgaaatgtttttgagttattgatttcacagacagacatacagacagacataataccaaaaatgtgcttttcgaactcagagaggtttaaGACGAgaaatgcttctaaattttaaacaggaattttttgaatattacaataccTTCTATATACTtcgtgtacaagaaagtaaaaataattatcgattcttaattttgcattttggCTTGCCGCCAAATCTAAACAAGAGAATCTTGCCTCTGTCAAATTAGTCTAATGTTTTTTCCGACGGACCGGAAAAGTCacccagaaaaaaattaatttaaattcaatgagGGAAATAtttcaaacgttttttttatttaaaccagagataaatatttgaattattacttaaaataattgaaaatataacgGAAGTAGATAagtgaattaaataaagttttcccCTACAATTCTTCCGCATTCTTGTTTGCTCCTTTTAATggtgcaaagttttttttttttctaaaatcatttcaaaacataCTTCGGAGAAATACAGTGAGAAAAATGACATCATCTTTTTACAAGtataaaagatgatgatgataaAATGTTCACTTACTTTAAAGtagtttctaatttttcttaacaACAAAACTTCTAAACACAACTCCAGATTTCCTGAACTACTGTCTGATGGTTATACAAGCTACGTTCCGTTAAATGACTGAGGGCTGCAGTTTTCTTCAAAGTACAATGCCTcccttaaattaataattattaattaaaatgaataatcattactttaaatttgaaaaaagcacAGCTATGATTTAtgttaatagtaatttaatgggAAGCAAGCATTGTTGAAAtcaattgattatttttagtaatatgtaaaaaccaattattaaaaataataaataaaataaataatttaaatttcgtttaaaattggGCAGCAGCCTCTAGTTAAAACTGCGTGTTCATGATCGATTTGCTCGAAACGAAGAAGTATTGGAATCAGTCAATTTTAATCTGAATAGTTTGAAATTTGGATTCAGAATTCGATACTACTATTTGAAGGTGGAGGAATGAATTAATCCAAAATTTGGCTTCAATGATCAGCTTTACTATAGCAGAAATTGTGTACTCTTTTGAATTATCTAAGGcagaaaattttggttttaatgggAGCTCTTGAATTCCAGTGAGtgcttctgaatatttttttaaaactctgtaACATAGcataaacttaaatattaatgtaacatGCATGAAAAGTGCTAACATGCAAGACATAAATTATGATatgaagcaataaataatgtaacattGTTTAAATTTCCGAGAATATGGATGGAATGTCGAGTAAACATTATTCATGATgactttagttaaaatttcagcgtaatctaaatgtaaaaaagaatgtaAGTTTATTCGTCTGCTGTGCATTCATTCGATTATAATAAAGTGTGTGATTAAGTTGTTAAGCGCTCACCCTTGAAAGTttctgacaagaaaaaaaaatgcctacttTTGGCTCATTATGTCCTTTaaccattttgaaaatattagtaattagATACACAAATTAGGGAAGCATGATttgtgcagatattaaaaaaagcttaattttgtCTTCCTCGCTATTGGTGGCCTTCTTTGGGATGgaattgaattgatttaattgttttaattcagTCAGAAATTTCAGCTGAACACATATCAACTCACCaaagaatcatatatatatatatatatatatatatatatatatatcctgaaccagatcccacttttttatttaattatttctaacacgcactCTAAAAAATTCCACCGTTCTCATACTACAAGCGTAGGGATAACAATCCTTAATTTAGCCTACGGTATAACTTCCAAATGATTCCTAATAATGCCTTTGCTATATTGACAcgtgtaaaaaaaataactaaaagaatcTATTAGTAAAATCACTTTTCGAAAAATTTCTCACTGTTTGTTCTTGTGTTCCGATGTGAACATATGCTTTTCGCTTTTGGTTCCCATGTAAAAATCATGAccttcataaaataaattgaagttaattccaAATTTGTCTCCTTTTCGGTTACGCATTTACAACATTATGTTATGTAcatatacaaattctttttttataaagtgaAGCTGAAGTTCCATAAGGTTCATTTTCTTTACGTTTTATTAGTTTCTTAGTGTTTAATAATGATTGTTGCATTATGAAGTTAATCATAAGGTCAGTCATTCCATATATGGTTTGAATTTgaagaattcatgtttttctcaTAAACAATTATACCTTTAGTGCTCCCGTGTAGGAAACTGAAGAGATTTGTTTGTATATATGCCTAATACTATAACTAAACTCATTGTACATACAAAAGCAttgcaatgaaattaaagttgaaaacaacattaattacaatttatactattcaaaacacaaaattaataatgtatatgtaaatatttaattttcacttgATACAACTTTCAGTTGcgttcatttatttgatttataaatatatccgAAATTAGAATTCTCGGTCTCTCTTAGtttgtttataactttaaaaggTTATTGTTGATATTTTTGGTGAACCAacgatgtaatttatttttgtaaatatagtcTTACGAAAttgcaatattcttttataatcacCCTTAATCTGAATGAATTTGAGTTCAGCACCATAAGTCTATAGTAAAGTATAAAATTGCCTATAGTATAAAATTACAAGCAATACAAGATTTAGTCTTGATTCCAAATAATTAGCTGGAATATTTGTTGACTCAAGAACTATATAAGAAACGGCAATGAACTATTAAAGGTATAATTAGAAAGAGTATTCAAATAGATGGAAATtgcatatgaatttatatttgtaattgattACTTTTTGAAGCTTAATCCataacaaacatatttaaaatgtttgttactgatatatttgccattttaataagtaaatcgTAGAAacttttatactgtcatttttcTTTCAGGCTCCTTCATTCTGAATGTTGCATCCAATATCCTTCTCCGCCGAATCAGATTACTGAATTTTGTTTCATGTAGTCAAGGGGTACAGATATGTCGCTGAAAATAGCTTGCTTGGTTTGGACCTTAACATTGTGGCATTTAGTGTCTCCAGAAGACTCGTTTTGTGGAAACAAATGTTTTGGTGAAGGTCTCGTCACGTCTCGCTCCTGTTATTGTGACAGCGCTTGCGAATTTTACAATGATTGCTGTGCGGATTCTGAATACTTTAAGACGAACTCGACAAATGTCACTAAGCAATTTATTTGCAAGCGAAAAACTCTAATGGTAAACAGTTGCGTCAAAGAATGGACCGGCcctgattttataataaaatcttgcAAGAGTGACTCTAGCAACGATGTGGATCCTGTTGGTAACACGCCAGTAACCAGTGAAACTACTGGTGCTACTTACAGCAACTACTACTGCGCCATTTGCAATGGCGATGCTGAAAAACTCATCGTATGGAATATAAAACTTTCCTGCCCTCAACTTAGCGTTGACTCGCCCATCAAGAAAGACGACGCTTTCAAGTATATTTTCTATAACCATCCTACAAGCGAGTGGGGCTACGTCTTGCGTGACGATGCGACTAAAAAGATGTCCTTCCACGGTTGCGCGATATCTAACGATGTTCCAGATATTCTCGAACTGAAAGTTAGGGCATGCGATAGTGAAGAAGTTAGAACCTGTGCTTCAACATGGAAAAGAGACCTCATCAACGAAATGTGCACCAGTGGTTATACAGATCCTGTCTACAGCAATGGCACCAAGTACAAGAACTTCTACTGCGCCATTTGCAACCGTGTGGACCAGTCTCAAGTCAGTTGTGGGCAAGCCATAGGACCCAGAACAAGCCAGAAGCCGGAATCGGAGGATAAGAATAATTTCAGCTTTTCTTTGCTTTTGGATATAAATTTTGCAGAAGGGAATCTCGTTGGAAAACGTCTTGCGGAAGAGGCCTGTGTGAAGGGAGAGATCTTCGATCCTTTTGCAAGACGATGCAGGAATATCGTGTGTGGAATTCCCGGCTATGTGCTTCAGAACGGGCTGTGCGTCGCAGATCCACTCTGACAAAGGAAAGGATGGAAGTGGGACTGCGCATCCGGGATTTTCTGTGCGAAGCTGATTTTGTCAGAagacagatgaaaaaaaataatattggtttTATCTTTCTTTCACGATTTGTAAGTGTccctttaaacaaataaaatcgaCATTCGTCTCATGCATGGATAACTACTTATGAAGTAAAAATGGAGAATTCGAAATGCCTTGTATAATTGCTggacaaagaatttttaattatatttaaaggtaTTACCTTTTATtgtggaataaattttttaaaattttctattgtatatttttctatttatatggtGCTGATTGtggacatattttaattttcttacttatcAATCTGTGCAATGCTTGCTACATTTAGAAATTCACATgcaattttaaatccttttttgtagaaaaaaagcatataaaatttaaacaccattaatgaacatgataatgaaaatttaaacatcaatagtgattagaataatttctttgaatgtgTCTAATTAACGAACATAAATTTCTCAAAAGCAATCCTCGCTTCTTGAATTACTCGTTAATTTACGACAGTAATCTATAGAAATCTAATTCGTTATAGAAAACCaacgaatgaatttaaaatatatttatgaagttATCTTATATGTTATCTTCAACATAACGTAGGTTTATGTTAACAATAACGTAGGTTTCTGACTTCATTTCTGCGATTTTATCTAACTTcacttatttcatatttgtactCTTTATTTTTCACTTAGAGTGAGCAAATTcactaaaatttcgaaattttggtCATTTGGGTGTTCTGAATAacaatatgctatttttaaaatttaagggcAATTATAATacgatttgttaaaataattcattctttccaTTCCACTAGCATCACCTggtagtaaatttcaaaaaaaatatcagtaaaatatatttgtatcagTGAATTATGGATTAAAGATTGAGAAATCtgattttattgtattgtatattgtatttatcaataattatttgttataaattattattgtatttcgtctttattattgtattttatcaataatttctattttttatcacaCTTATAAagtctttcaaaactattttttctataCCATGCACTTGTTACAAGtttgaaaaaatggaatttgaaataattttttcttcctctttcttATGTGATAGATGTTTCATATTTTTCGCTCTTTTGTATTCTTaatgatattacatttttttgtatattatcaggattcaattattaattattcattcaaaatttatattaaatttcaattccgTTTGTGCTACCAGTACTGATTTTGGACATCAAaaggatatttaaattattttaatttatctcaaGGTTCTTGATttcaaaactgatattattttcgCAGAATTGGCTCCGAAttagaaataatacatttattaacatttcattaatgTTTACTCTTTCATAAGGAAAGTTATTGCTAAGTAAATTTGTTAAtactaaaatagatttttgaaggAGAACTCAATAATCTGGTATgagaacttaaaatataaaagtacatttCGGAACTTTTGGTTTCTagatcaaaagttttttttttcttttaaagcttaAGGATAACATAACACCTTGCAGAattagggaagaaaaaaaattccgtgCTGGAAATTGCAATAATATTCCACTTTTTCGctccaaaatagaattttaaccaTCTTTTACAGCCACTTCAGCCAGAAGTTTGAAATGTGCAATCGGTGTCTGCCTTTGAAAAGTAAGTAAGATAAAGAAagaacatcaaaatattaaagtgaTCTTAAGCAAGCTTTACTGTCAAGGGCATCCGTGCATGCTAAtctgaagatatatatatatgtatatatatattaaaatctaattttaacttaattaattttcaaagttttatcttaatttagcccatattaacttattaacttcaatctaaaatgctctcttattttctgatccaatttcaccttttttatttaattaattcaacagaagctctgtaaaaaggCTGAAAGCAGCAGTTCAcacactccaagtgaagggaCCCAAATTTGCCGAgctaacacattcttttaaaagatccgtATAATTAATTCCCTTGTTTAAATCGActcgtgtaaagaaatccctatcagaatctcacagtatataatcacgggAATAAATCTTTCATTGGCTTTTCTTCATTTCGATCTTTTGTCGTTCTGTGTTTATGTGCTTGCTgtgcttctgcttgtacataaatcatgcctccagggatggaataaaagtaaagttaaaaattcaaggTGTCCCCTTTGTCTTTAGACACGATTCtgcttaaataattatgtttacacacacacacacacacacacacacacacacacacacacacacacacacacacacacacatatatatatatatgcacacaatGGCAGATTTCTACTGTAATCTTCAAGGGTAATCATTAAGAAttactatttttatgaattaatttaatcatcaacttatttgatttttattttatatgacagcatcatgtattttttaacatatcattGCAACTTAACTGTTTtgatgtgttgaaatttatttctttattttattcattcattttttaaaaattaaattctttaattcacaTTGATTGTTTCCTGTATTGTCTGCATTGATTGTTGTTCTggtttatatattaattactttttaaactgaaatagatTTATGgaactgattatttttattacggATTTACATCCGAAATATTCAGTCCAGCTTAAATGccgcattcattttattattgagaAGCGCAATTTTCACTTTGCGTtgatattttatgttcatttctCAGAAACCGCGCCAGATTGGTTTTAAAGCAGcttttttgatgatatttgaaTAAGAATCCAAAGCAGGGCACACAAAATGACTGAATgaggatttcatttttaaatatgttttatttgcaaaatctaatttgtaatttttgcttTCTGAAAGAAATACATAGAAcacttgtttacatttttattgaaaaatgtaataatagctaattttttaatataaagacatGCTGCTGTTTCTaactaacaaatattatttatagttcaTTTTATCCGTGAATCTCAATATCAGCAACTATATTTTTCATAtcgtttaattataatttcaatagtaAATTTTTACGTTTACAATAATTATGATGCAtgcacaaatataatttcaataaactgGGGCTCAAGACATGAGAATAATTAGAGATTtcataaaccaattttttttcgaaCTAAAACGTCAGTCAACTCAAATAGAAAACTTTTGACAACAGATGAATgatgttaaaaatcaaaaattatttgtaattgttAAAGTCATTTACAACCTACATACTGAAAACACTGTtcgttttatgaaaaaaagtaaatatttctgtCTGAAATATCAAAGTATAAATGGCTGAGATTCGTAAATAGTTTCCCAGTGCAAATGAATTATTTCGTgtgatagaatatattttaatgagtCTAAATTGTTAAATCGCTATTCTAATCATTGAAAATTTCTCATCGCGGGAGCTCGTTCTCTTTCACGATACGGCACTGGTTCAGAGATCTCCCCTAATGCCAAatttctagtcaaaattttacattccgatcagcaatttttttccccttgatatCGACTCATATACTTCAGGTCGAAGGACACTGGTTCTATCTGCATTCATTCTTTCGTTATAAATTAAGTCCTGCAACTCTTTGTTTGCAGTAATTATTTACAGATACAAAGTTGaagaattacaaaatgttttatagcTGAATGTCCAAAAACCcgaacaaacaataaaaaatttatttcatcagaaatgacgcaatcattttgaattataaatacaacATTTCATAATCAAATTATCCATACTTTCCTCacatttaatgaagtttttatttgttGCCACCAAAATGCGCTAGTTGCTTATCTTTTCACCTaataaattataaggaaaatgaataaattttcgttCATAATTATAAATCTCGTATAATTTCTAAGACGTCATAATGATTTTAGATTTAGCACACACAGATTGACCCGAGGTTCCATTTTTGTTTCCAAACTCTCTAAAGTGCCGCGAACAAATGTAAAAATCGAGGTAATTTCTaacatacatatattttgaaCAGTCAACagtctattaaattattaaatattttcacacaataaattatttaaaattttctttacagacTATAGATCCTCCTGTTTAGAATGAATTCTTTAaggtaaaaaaatgtatagtaaaaaaaaaaaaaatctgaatgttagggcaagaataatttaaagagagtagaaagaattttgatgacgaggatttatattttattactagcACTTTTTTTGTTTCAGGTTTATAGTTTTCAGTGTTATGGAACAAAATCTTATCAGTCGAACAGGTAATAAAAGAAGAAGCATCTTATATCAGTCTTAGATTTGgggtaaaattttttatcttaaaggttatttttaaccctcaaatatttacatatattactttgcattcaaaatatatttaaaagaattttttatttctcgtgCCGAACCAGTTTTCCCAAAGAGTGCAATGCTTGACACTTATCGGCGGGAAGAAGTATTATCCCTTGCGCTTCTTTATGTCCCACTTGTCCCCTGCCTTTTTAAGTAAATGCCCACTTTCCTCTTAATAAGGctaaatttatttccaatgagACTGAACCTTCACTTCATAAAATTTcccatgattttattttcagttctctTAGAAACAAAGTCATTAAATTACTATTCTGAACatagagaattttaaaagtttcgatATAACATAAGCTATATTGTATTAGCACTCAAGATATAACAAAAAGTTTTGCAGTTTCCATTGTCATACACGTATTgtgattttgatataaaaaattacactgtCCAAATGTATAGAAAAAGGACAAGATggtgtttattatttattaaaaaaacttacataATTTGTtcctttgtttttcatttattattgatagacaaaaaaaaaaaaatgaattaatttcaattttgcttGACACAAGAACAAATAGCGTGTTGAATCTAACTACATTTAATTATCTgtagaaatatcaatatttaagtcGTCGAAACACTCTATAATCACACCAGGAACAAAGGCAAAatcattcagtaaaataaaagggCTTAGTTATGCTTAAGGTAGTTTTTCAAATCaaccaaagtattttttt
The window above is part of the Argiope bruennichi chromosome 7, qqArgBrue1.1, whole genome shotgun sequence genome. Proteins encoded here:
- the LOC129975892 gene encoding uncharacterized protein LOC129975892, giving the protein MSLKIACLVWTLTLWHLVSPEDSFCGNKCFGEGLVTSRSCYCDSACEFYNDCCADSEYFKTNSTNVTKQFICKRKTLMVNSCVKEWTGPDFIIKSCKSDSSNDVDPVGNTPVTSETTGATYSNYYCAICNGDAEKLIVWNIKLSCPQLSVDSPIKKDDAFKYIFYNHPTSEWGYVLRDDATKKMSFHGCAISNDVPDILELKVRACDSEEVRTCASTWKRDLINEMCTSGYTDPVYSNGTKYKNFYCAICNRVDQSQVSCGQAIGPRTSQKPESEDKNNFSFSLLLDINFAEGNLVGKRLAEEACVKGEIFDPFARRCRNIVCGIPGYVLQNGLCVADPL